A single window of Engraulis encrasicolus isolate BLACKSEA-1 chromosome 20, IST_EnEncr_1.0, whole genome shotgun sequence DNA harbors:
- the clasp1b gene encoding uncharacterized protein K02A2.6, whose product MHEPRSIDEVLQLHSEVFKEELGTLHGFKAKILVNPDVPPKFCKSRPLPFAMKARVDAELDRLEKAGIISPVKHSEWAAPVVPVIKKDNTIRLCGDYKLTVNQAANTETYPLPRIEELMATLSGGKIFSKIDLASAYQQVLLEEESKKLLTINTHRGLFVYNRLAFGVSSAPSIFQRIMENLLKDLDVVTYLDDLLVTGKNEHDHVQKLQKVLQRLQECGLRVKKSKCEFGKKEIEYLGHVLDSQGLHPSPEKVKAIKEAPAPSSVKELRAFLGLVNYYGRFMPNQSTLLAPLYKLLKDHTEWEWTKPQQKAFEACKELLASDQVLMHYNPDLPLVLACDSSAYGIGAVIQHELPSGEKRPIAYASRTLNPAERNYSQIEKEGLSVIFGVKKFHQYLWGRKFKIVTDHKPLLTLFGEHKCLPTMAAARIQRWAIILSAYDYTIVYCASEKHSNADGLSRVPLPETSDAGTAAISESIHALLAEHLEQAPVDADQVARATRTDCMLSKVLKFIMDGWPAVVDSTLKAFHSRRYELSTERGCVLWGTRVVLPEKLRKLVKKELHSGHPGIVKIKALARKYVWWPKIDEDLEQVCKACEPCQLEQRKPRQVPLHPWEFPGQSWRRLHIDFAGPFLGHTFMIVVDAYSKWLEVFRMPSLTSQATITRLRRLFAAYGLPEHVVTDNATQYTSEEFKTFMRQNGILHSTSAPGHPASNGLAERYVQTFKNGIKKLGQTSMDIEDKISVFLMQYRCTPNCTTGQSPADLFLNRHMRTRLDLIHPDTALTVRKKQYMQKFYHDRRAVSRSFSQDDPVYLQNTAGGREKWIPGVIMKQTGPVSYRVQGTDRDITYRRHGDQLRSRVAAEELDLNTDCTPADLADQPTSDQPSEKLDMPADDGPLHMDSEVPAASPDLRRSGRDRKPPERYVP is encoded by the coding sequence AAATCCAGATGTCCCCCCAAAGTTTTGCAAGAGCCGCCCATTGCCATTTGCCATGAAAGCCAGGGTGGATGCCGAACTAGACCGGCTGGAGAAGGCAGGCATAATCTCACCAGTTAAGCATAGCGAGTGGGCTGCACCAGTAGTGCCTGTAATCAAGAAAGACAATACAATTCGCCTTTGTGGCGATTACAAATTAACAGTTAATCAAGCTGCCAATACTGAAACTTACCCCCTGCCTCGCATTGAGGAGCTGATGGCGACCTTAAGTGGAGGAAAAATATTCTCAAAGATTGACTTGGCTTCAGCATACCAGCAAGTGCTACTGGAGGAGGAGTCAAAAAAGCTGTTGACCATCAACACACATCGAGGTCTCTTTGTGTACAATAGGTTAGCTTTCGGAGTTAGCTCTGCCCCCTCCATTTTTCAACGCATTATGGAGAACCTCCTAAAAGATCTTGATGTAGTTACCTATTTAGATGATTTACTTGTAACAGGAAAAAATGAACATGACCATGTGCAGAAGTTACAAAAAGTGCTTCAGAGACTCCAGGAGTGCGGCCTAAGAGTGAAGAAATCCAAATGCGAGTTCGGAAAAAAGGAGATTGAATACCTGGGCCATGTACTGGATAGCCAAGGCCTTCATCCATCCCCAGAAAAGGTAAAGGCCATCAAGGAGGCCCCAGCGCCCTCCTCAGTGAAAGAATTGAGAGCATTTCTAGGCCTAGTCAATTACTATGGCCGGTTCATGCCCAACCAAAGCACCCTATTGGCCCCACTCTACAAACTGTTAAAAGACCACACGGAGTGGGAGTGGACGAAACCACAGCAAAAAGCCTTTGAGGCATGCAAAGAATTGTTAGCAAGTGACCAGGTGCTAATGCACTACAATCCAGACTTGCCTCTTGTACTGGCCTGTGATTCATCAGCCTATGGCATAGGGGCTGTCATTCAACATGAACTACCATCTGGAGAGAAGAGGCCCATTGCATATGCCTCTCGTACGCTGAACCCTGCTGAAAGAAATTACTCACAAATAGAAAAAGAGGGGCTGTCAGTGATATTTGGAGTTAAAAAGTTCCACCAGTACTTGTGGGGGCGGAAATTTAAAATAGTGACTGACCACAAGCCCTTGCTGACTCTTTTTGGAGAGCACAAATGTCTGCCCACCATGGCTGCAGCACGGATTCAAAGATGGGCCATCATACTGTCTGCTTATGATTATACCATTGTGTACTGTGCATCTGAGAAACACAGCAATGCAGATGGACTGTCAAGAGTCCCTTTACCAGAGACAAGTGATGCCGGCACAGCAGCCATCTCGGAGAGCATTCATGCACTGTTAGCAGAGCACCTAGAACAAGCACCCGTGGATGCTGACCAGGTGGCACGCGCCACACGGACAGACTGCATGCTGTCCAAGGTCCTGAAATTCATCATGGATGGCTGGCCGGCAGTCGTGGATTCTACTCTGAAAGCCTTCCACTCACGCCGATATGAACTGTCCACTGAACGGGGATGTGTCCTATGGGGCACCAGGGTCGTGCTACCAGAGAAACTGAGAAAGCTCGTCAAAAAGGAGCTGCACTCGGGACACCCGGGTATAGTGAAGATAAAAGCTCTCGCACGCAAGTACGTGTGGTGGCCCAAGATTGATGAAGATCTAGAACAGGTATGCAAAGCCTGCGAGCCTTGCCAGTTGGAACAACGGAAGCCTCGGCAGGTACCATTACATCCATGGGAGTTTCCAGGCCAGAGCTGGAGAAGACTACACATAGACTTTGCTGGCCCCTTCCTAGGTCACACTTTCATGATAGTGGTGGATGCATACTCCAAGTGGCTGGAGGTGTTCAGAATGCCATCCCTCACCTCACAAGCCACCATCACCAGACTGCGTAGGCTGTTTGCAGCATACGGCCTTCCGGAGCATGTTGTTACAGATAACGCAACGCAGTACACGTCTGAGGAATTCAAAACCTTCATGAGGCAGAATGGAATTCTACACTCCACCAGTGCCCCGGGTCACCCTGCTAGCAATGGTCTCGCCGAAAGGTATGTGCAAACATTTAAAAATGGAATTAAGAAACTTGGACAGACTTCCATGGATATAGAGGACAAGATCTCTGTGTTTCTAATGCAATACCGCTGTACTCCTAACTGTACTACAGGCCAGTCGCCTGCTGATTTGTTTCTGAACAGGCACATGCGCACCCGCCTGGACCTGATTCATCCTGACACAGCGCTCACAGTTCGAAAGAAGCAGTACATGCAGAAGTTCTACCATGATCGGCGAGCAGTGAGTAGATCTTTTTCTCAGGATGACCCTGTGTATCTTCAAAATACagcagggggaagagagaaatggaTTCCAGGAGTGATAATGAAGCAAACAGGACCAGTGTCTTACAGAGTTcaggggacagacagagacattacCTACAGGAGACATGGGGATCAGTTGCGGTCTCGTGTCGCAGCCGAGGAGCTGGATCTGAATACGGACTGTACACCTGCTGACCTTGCCGACCAGCCCACATCCGACCAGCCCAGTGAGAAGCTGGACATGCCAGCAGATGATGGTCCCCTGCACATGGACAGCGAGGTGCCCGCTGCCTCTCCAGACTTGCGTCGCTCAGGCAGAGACCGGAAGCCGCCTGAGCGTTATGTTCCTTAA